GACCGGGAATTTCTTCCACACCTTCGCCGATTTCGCGCTGGATTAGGGCGTGGTTGACTGTCAGGTACTTGCGCGGGATGAGGGATTCGTCCACCACACGGTACTTCACCCGCGACGAACGCAAGGACATCCCCTTGGGGGCGGCGTCAGGGACCTCAAACTTCGCCAAGGCCTCGGTGTCGTGGGCGATCTTCTCCAGCTCTTCCTCGGCCTGCTTCAGCGCCTTCGCCGTAGCAGCTTCAAGGGAGGTCTTCAGCCAGGTGCACGCTTCCTGCAGCGGGGTAATTACCGGAGCGTACTGCTCGCGTGCATTCTTCCACGCCTTGTAAATGGGATCGGCAACTGCCGCCCGCATTCCTTCTGCATTGTCCAGGAGGGACCGCAGTTCGAGGAGGTAAGTCGCTGCGAAGTCACGCTGCTCTGCGGTATCCAACGGCAGCGTCTTGCACTCCGCGAGGATGGTGTTGTGCTCTTCGGTCAGCTTGGCGATTTCTTTGTCAGATCCCATGGAATCAACTTCCCGTTCTTGTCTGTTACGTGCTTGGCTTTCTTGCTCCATCGCATCATTGCGACTGGAGTCGATGTGGCTCGCACATCTGGGAACCATTTCTGATGAGCCTCGATGACGTGTCGCACGGTCTCACGTGCTACGAAGTCGCAATGCTCCAGGGGGGCGCTCCCGATCAACTCGTCATGCATGAGTACTAGCTGACGTCCGGGCAAATGTCCAGCAAGTTGTGCACGTGACACCCTCCAAAGCGCATCCTTCATGGCGTCGGCGCTGCGCCCCTGAAACAAGGAGTTCGCAAACTCTGAGAAGTACGCCCCACCTTGCAGACGATTCGACCCAGGATGCACAAGGAAGCCAAGGCCATCCTCGCCTAGCTGATCCGACACCCAGTCATGGTACTCCACGACTTCGGGGTAGGTGGCGCGATAGATCTCTCGTAGGATGCGTGCGTCCTCGACGCTAATGTTGACGTTGTAACTCTTCTTGGCAAAGAGGGAGAACTTCTCGGGGCCCATCCCTCCCATGAACCCGAGGACGGCGGTCTTACCGCGCTGCCTCGCGTCAAACCCTTCCTGGTCTCCAGATTCGTAACGAGCCTTACATTCCTCGTACGAGAGCCCGGTCTCCTGCGAAGCGATGCGGAGGTAGGGATCGAGGTCTGCGTTGATGGTGGCCCCCAGTTCGGAGTAGCCGAACAGCTCAATGCAGTTCTGAGCGAACGCGACGCACTCAGCCTTGTCGACGTCCACCGAGATCAGGCAATCCCCCTCATCAGGTACGATACACTCGCGAGGTCCTGGGGCCCGAGGCCACTGCTGGATTGGCGGGTCGGAAGCAGACGTTCGTCCCGTCTCGATACACTCGTCGTACCGACATCGCAGTCGACCGGTGCGCAGCTTGTAGATAAACCGGGACCTCGTGCTTTGGATCGAGGTGTAGTCGGAGTAGTCTTGTAGCAGCGGGTCGCCCGAATCCCGGCACGCCTCGCCGTCAAGCGAAAGACCTTTCCCCGTGTCCGTCTTCCGTGTCAGCCCCTTCAGCGCTGCGTAAGCCTGCGCCTTCTTGGTGTCGCGGGACCCGTCCGGACGAACTATGCCGTGCTTACGGAGTCGGTCACGAGCTGCCTGCCACGCTTCCTCCAGCGAGAGGTCGTAGGCGTCGACTGCGTCTTGATCAACGCGCAACCCCCAGCGGGTCATCATGTACAGAGCGAACTGGGCGCGCATCTGACGCCCTTCGTCCTCCAATGCGTCGCACCCTTCGATGATGCGACGCTGCTCCTGATCCTCCCATAGAAGATACGGATACTTCGCGTCCAGCATCGCGTATTCGATGGCGTCGGCTGGCCACTCGGCCAACGGAACTGCTTCCAGCTCTGCGTACCGCAGCCGCCAAGTGTCTGCACTCTTGTCCAGATCGACCTTGAGGCGACGAAGAACTAGATCTTTGAGGTTGTAGCCGCCCAGCAAGAAATGCTGCCCATGCGCGATATCCAGCAGCTTCTCACGCACTTCCACTCCGTGGAGGCGGTCGGCCTCGTACGCCTCAAGCACTTCATCCATGAGGTCGAAGTGCTCAGCGAACCCGGCCATCTCGTACGGAAGAAACTGCCCGACAAAATGCTCGCCGGAATCGAACAGCTCCTTCAACAACTCTCTTTCCGGCTTGATTACCAGCCCGCCAGGATCAGGAGTCCACAGGGACACACAAACAATCGGAGGGATCGGAGCCTCGTCGCTTACGAGGTGGGTTTCGGTATCGATGCCGATCATCGATATTCCCGTCCGTCTGTCCAACCGTTTTTCTTGCAAATGAGGCGCTTCAGCTCAGATAGATTTTCGTGCTTTCGATAGGCCAAGTTGCCGGCCCACGAATCGGAAAAGATCCTCCAATACAGAAGATCTTTGGTCGCCTCTTCCTCTAAATAGTACCCATCTTCATCACTCATCCAGCAGAACCCCGCAGGAAGGGTTACTTCTTCCTTGTCTTTTGGCGAGGGGGGTTCTTCTTTGTCTTCTGACGAGGGGGTTTCTTCCTTGCCGCGGAGGGCCGAGATCTCGTCTTCGAGGTAGTTTTTCGCTTTGATGAGGTCGTCGACCGTCGCTTGCCCCGGCTTCTTGCCCGCCCGCCAGAGGTACTTGAGGACGTTACCGAGCGAGTAAGGGAGGCCAAGCGCTCGGATGAGGGCTTTGCACTCAACGGTGTGTCCATCCACATCGACGAGGTAGTAGTTCGGGCGATCCAGATTGATGTCAGCCATTCTTCGATATCCTGAGTGATGAGGATGAAGGTGTCAAGTGCTATTCTCTTGGTACCAGTTACGCCCGCGATTTGCGCATCGTTACCGAACACTCCGCCCGCTTGAAGCCCGTCGCAAATGCACTTCAGCGGGGAGTCCGCGTCGCCTAGGGCCATGCCCTTCGCTGGTCCGCTGCGGTGCACGCGTGGCCACCCTGCATCGACGTGGACGTACACCTCTCCCTCCAACGTCTCCCACCCAGTCGTGAGGACAGCAAGGGAGTCACGAAACTCTCGATACGCGTCAGCCAGAATGTGTCGAAACTTGTACCGTCGGTTGATCGACGCGCCGTTGAGGGGCCAGTCGATGTGAATGACGTGTCGCATGGTCGGGAGGGGCGGAGTCGAACCGCCCATCTTCACCCCATTAGGGGGGTGCGTGTTAGCCGTTACACTACTCCCGGTGGGCGCGTTAGGAGTCGAACCTAATCTGCGGCAGGCACGGCGGGTTTACAATCCGCCTCGGGAACCGTCCCTCTGTCGCGCCCCTTGTTACTAGATCGTTGACCAGATGTGCTTGGTGAACTTCTTACCAGGCTTCGGATCACGAACGGTCAATCGCGCCTGCCGGCCAACGAACGGAGCTTCCTCCTGGTCCACGGCCAGGTCGACCATCTCCTCCTCGAAGTCCTCTTCAGCGATGCCTTCCATGTTGCAGATAAAGGCCTTCACGTCGCCGGGGCCGCCCATGTCGCGTCGGCTCAAGTCAACAACCCAGCTACGAGTGCGGGTATCCGCAGGACAGGCAGGGTTGTTCGACTCCAGAACCCGAGCTTCGACGATGAACTTCAGTCCCTTGATCCCATCATACTCCTTCACGGCGACAATCTCTACGAGATACTCTCCCGGAAGGAAAAAGAGGGCGCCCTTAGACGCTGCTGCCTTAGCTACAAATGCGTACTTACCCATGATGTTTGTCTCCTTTTTCTAGATTTCCCAGTCGCCGATTTGAAGCTTTTGCTTCTTTCCTTTGAACTGCTCTAGCCACTGGGCTTGTTGTTTCACGAAAGCGATCCGCTCTCGATGTGCAGCAGTAGGGGCGTAGAACGTCACTACTACTTCGTCTTTCCGCTGCCCCGGGCGATGCGTCCGTGCGATCAGCTGCTCTAACGTACTAGCACTCTTCGGGATGTCGAGCAAAAGATTCTCATGCCAAAGATGCTGCAGGTTTTTTCCCTCAATGTTGGCTTCAATCGACAGCCCCGCCGTGACTGGCTTCGTGACGTCGAGGATCGAGCGGCCGGTGTGTAGGTCTTTACCCCCTGCCCCGAAGTATGGGTTGAGGAGGGAGGCGCATGCGGGATGTGCACACCAGATCAAAGGGTAACGCAGCTTACTCTTTTCGATGACGGCAGGGATGATGGAACGATCAAGCCAAACCACTTCGGTCTCAGGAACGAACGACGGTTCGATCGCGAACCACTCTTTCCCTTCCTGCGTGGAATCGCCGTACGCCTGACGCACCATCTCTTCCGAGTCAAGATTGGGGAGGCGCTGCTCCAGCGTCCAACGGACGAACTGTCCCCACCGTCGCCGCTTCTCCATCCAGAGTGGGGGTCCAGGTTCTTTCCAGCGCAGCCAGAACCCGAGGGAGAGGGTGAACTTCAGTGAGGAGAGGGCGGCTGCTTCGAACTCTACCTCACCATCCGGGCGAACCCCGTCGTCTGCAGCTGCAAGATGACGCTTGATGTCCGCACCCAGATCGAACGACAGGACGCGGTACCGAATCGATGCCCCCACATCTGTACTACCTCCGACGACTACGCCAAGAGTGTTACGCAGGTAAACTCCGAACCCTCCGCCTTCGTCGAAAACTTTCAGTGCGCCCTTTGCTCTGCGGCTGCCGAACGGCACTTCGTGGTCGAGGGCTTGAGCCCATACTGCGCACTCTTCGCGAGTGCGGGGAAGGGGGGATGCGTCGGGGCCGAGCGTCCACTGCAGTAGGTGGTGGATGTCCAGCAGCGATCTCTCGATTAGGGTGCCGGACATGGCGATTACCACTGTCTCAGGGAACGCCTCAAGGTACTCCGCCAAACGCGTGCTGAGCGCCGAGAAAGGGTTGGCCGCGTGATGGGCTTCGTCCAATACAATCAAGCGCGGACGGAGCTTGAGAAGGTCTTGCTGGTGCTTCGGATGCGAAAGAAGTTGGTACGAGAGAATACTAGGCGGGCGGATCCTAATGCGGAACGTCTCTGCCCACCAATCGAATTCGACTTTTGTCTTTTTTACTAGCCCCCCTGGCACCATCAGCAAGGCCGGGTACAGATCTAGAATGAACGGACTGATCTGCGAGATTAGGGTCTTCCCCTCGCCCACTCCGATCATCCCCAACATTCCCCTCATTACGTCGATCGTATGAAAGGATTCCGCCTGCACCGGACGGAGTCCTCTCTCGGGGGAGGAAGGAGCGAAGATATGGTGCGAGAGTTCGGACGAAAGCGAGGGAGGAAAAGGCTCTGAAGAACTGCGACGCGGGAGACGCAAGATCCTCTCCAGCTCGGGAGTGTGAGGTACACCGCCGAGGAGGAGGGACTTCGCCAGAGACGACCGGCCTGGCTGCGGATTTAGCCGCAGCTTAGCCAGTTTTTCCTTCAGTGAGGAGGCCATTCAAAACAAGCGCAAGTCAGTCAGGGCACCTGCAAGATCACGAATATCACTGACCGTGAGGTCGGGTCGACTTGCTAGCTTAACGATCGTCTGTGCCATTACCAATCGAGCGGTTTGAAACTCGGCGTCGAGTAGGTCAATCACTGTTTCGCGTTCCGGTAGAGGAGGCGAATCCATTTCGGGCTCTGGGCCAACATCGTGCTCGATCCCAGGCAAGACCTGCTGCTCTGGCGGCTGCTCTCCCGACTTGGGCTTGTTCTTACTGCCAGGCGGGCGGCCACGCCGCTTCGGCGGATCGTCCTTAGCAGGATCTTCGGGACTATCCACACTAGGAGAAGAAGGAGTAGGAGGAACATCGGCGGGAGGCTTTTCATTTGCGGTGGTTTCAATTACCCCGTCGCCGTTCGCAGCAGCGCGGGCCTTGATCTTTTCCATGAGGGCTGATGCCATGACAATTTTTTCCTTGTGGGAGGGAGCGAATATCGCTCGTCGTTTTTCTTTTGTGGAGAGGTTACTGTGGCAGATCTCTCGGAACTCGCAACCCCCAAACTCGTCGCATGCATCAAGATGGCGGGGATGATCCTCCGGTTCTCGGCTTGCGTTCTCGACTTCGAGGGCGATTGGGTGTACTACATCTACGTAGCGGTCATGCGTGATGGATGCCTTCTCAACCCAGTCTACTGGATGGGCCTTTGGCCGCTTGAGGTAGGTAGGAAGATAGATCCAGCGAGAGAGGACGTCGCCTACCTGTGCGGGCGACACTTCTTTGTACATGAGAAGGTTTTCGACGTAAATGATTCGCTGAAAATCTTCAGCTAGCGAAGCGGGTGTGTGCGCGTATTCAAGATTACTCGTCGTCTTGTAGTCATACACTCCCCACGAGGGTTCGAGGTGGTGTACGTCGATTTTTACCCACCAAAACACCCCGTCGATCGTCTGCTTGATCTGTTTTTCGGCTTCGCATTGCCCTGGTGAAGGAGTCAGGGCAAGACCCACAGCAGCCAGACGACCGGACGGGGTGTTCAGTGGCGGAGATTTCCTCTCCTTGATCCACCTCTCCTTATGGTCATGCACCTCGATTCCCAACGCAGCAGACGGCGTGGTCTTCCGCATCTTGGGAAATTTTTTGCTGTACGCCCACTTGCGCGGGCACAGCTTATACTTCGAGATGGCAGACGGAGAGGTCATGCCTTACTTAGTTCTCACACAGGTTACCGGGACACTCGCAACAGTTCGACTGCGTCTTGTTATTTTCGTTAGTGGGGGTGCACAACAGGTCATACCCGGCAGGGCACTGATCACAGTTCGGCCCAGTGAACAGACCGCGGCGAAACCCTCCCTCGTGATCCGGCGGGTGATAACACCCACAGTACACTGAGTTCGGAGTAGTGCACGCAGTGAGTGCGATCGGATCGTTGAAGCAACCGTCTGCTGCGCAATGCGCGGCTACGAGCATGCACTGCTCATCGGTGCATCCGGCTGCGGCTTCGGGGTCTGCCTGCACCTCGCCGGGGCCGACGGGGGAAGTAGCAGCACTACTTGTCGTTTCATCCGTGCCAAGATCAAGGACCGGCAGCGGAATAGAAGTAGTGTCGTCATCCTTTTCTTGACATCCTGCCAAGAAGGTAAGTGAAGAAACAAAAAGGGTGGTCAGTAGAGAGAGTCGGGTCATTGAAGCAATCTCCTTCGAGAGAGGTAGTTGATGGTCTTCATAGCTTGATTTTTGATTCTTGTCAAGTCGCGTTGCGGCGGCGGATGAGGTCGATCAGGTGGTCGCCGTCGTCGCGGCGGCGCAGCACGCTACCAGCGTTCGCATTCGTTGCTCTGCACGAACTCATGCTTGGTCACACGCGCACGGCGCATAACCGCACGTCCCGCATTCGCCGCGTTCGTTCGCGGCTGCTATCGCTCTGTCCGCCGACTCGCGGGCCATCGTCTGCCGAACGGCTCGCTCGACCCATCTGGAGAACTCCAGATTGGCGACCTTTGCGGCTTCGCGCGCGTAGTCGCGCAACACCGGCTCGACCCATGCGGACAACACCACCCGCCCGTCCTTGTGGCTCACGGCAGCACCTCGATGTGCGACAGGTGAACACCGCCAGCTTTGCCGGAGACGAGCACGACCACGGAGCCGTCTCCGAGAGTCCACGCCTCTGATCGTGTCGTCGTGTCCTCAGGCGGAAAGCCTTCGGATGGCGGATAGATCGGCCAGTAGCGAACGGCGGTTCCAACCGGATACTCGGCATTCCACGACACGGCGGTGTGCGCTCCGCTGAGCTGGCGCCGACGAGCATTGCGCTTTCGGTCCATGCTTTTCCCGACGTACGGCATCACAGCACCGCCATTCTGCGGTCCATGCGACGCTGTATCTCAGCCACGGCAGCGTCGCGGGCCGCCTCGTACGAGGCGCGACCTCCTGCATATGCATGGCGGTGCGATCGCTGGTGTGCAGGTCGTTCGCGATGTAGCGCAGATGGCACCGGACGTCGAGCAGGCGCTGCATCGCAGGACCGTCGGGATCGGTGTTGGTCGCGTCAGCCATGGTCGTGTTCTCCATCGTCGGACTCGCTGATGCATCTGTCGTTGTGGTACAGCCGGGACCCTTTCCCATTCGTTGCTCTGCACGAACTCACTTCCCGACCGCCTCTCCGATGCGACACGCGAGGCACACTTCGCAGTCGGGCCCGCGCTCGTCCGCGTGGTGGTCGCACGGGCAATCGCACCCGTTTTCTTCGAGCAGCCTGCGAACCACACGGAGGCGCTCGTCCGCCTCCATCGAGTTGCGCTGGTAGCTCTCGACAAGATTCAGTACGTTGTATTGACCCTCTCCGGCGTCGTCGAACAGCTTGCGGAGGCGGTCGGCTTCGGCCACCTTCGCGGCCACATCAGGCGGGAGCGGGAGGCCGGCAATCAGCCGCATTTGACCAATCCCGCGCTCTAGCTCGTCAACTCGACGCAACAGCTCCTTGAGCAGTCTGGCTGCGCGGGGTGCGGGGATGCGTTTGTCGAACTCCCATTCAGAGGCCACCTGCCGAATTTCTTCGGTGCGCGACAGCGTCATCGGTCCCTCCTCAGCGGACACTGCACCGCCACACCAGCCGGCGAGAAAGATCGCAGTCGCGTCAGCCATCGGTGGTCTCCAGTGCGGCCGCGGCCGCGGTGACGAGGGTGGAGAGCAGCGCGAGGTCGGCGGCTGTGCACCTCGAGTTCGGGCAGACAGACCAATGCGGGTGGTCCTCCTGCGTGGACACTTCGATGCTGCCGCCGGCCCGCCACGTAGTCGACAGTCCCGTCGCGGCCGCGGTATGGCTCGCGTGCACTGTGCCGCGCCGGCCCGCACAGCCACGTAGTCGACAGTCCCGTCGCGCTCGGGAGCCACGACCCAAGCGACCTCGCCAGTGGCGTACTCACGCGCCGGCAGCGGCCCCGGCTCGACGCCACGGCGCGCGCAGTCGGCCAGGTACGCCGCGGCGTCGGAGGGTCGGGGACGGGTGGTGATGCGCATCGGCACTTGGCCGTCGAGGTCGGGCGGGCACGTCCGACGCCCCCACCAACCGTCGCGGCCGGCCACCCCACCGCCCCAGTCGAGGTTGCAAGCGAGCGCGAGCGCGGCGGCGACTCCGCCATGCCGGGGTCACGGTGCACCGCCAGTCGCGGCGAGGCATCGGAAAGCGCGCCGCACAGGCGGCGCATGGCAGATCGCGGTGGTACTGCACGCCGCCCGGCACGACATCGTCGAGCTGCGCGACCACGTGCATGGTCTGCGGCACGTTGTGGCGGTGGCACCGGGCGCAGTTCGTGGTGCAGCTGGGCGTCCAGCGGAGGTGGTCGCCGGCGCTGGGCTTGGCCGCGCCCTTGTCGGCGCTGGCCGAGGCGTCGCCGCTGCCGATCGAGGCGAGGTCGTGGGGCTCGGCCTCGGCGATGCGGGCGCGCATCGCGTCGTCGATCTTTTCCTCGGGCAGGATGCTGTAGGTCGTCTTCGGATCGCCGGCGTCGCCGTGGCGCTCGATCTCGAAGAGCCACTTGTCGAGGCCGTACTTGTCGCGGACCTTCAGCACGTCCTTGAACCACACCGTGCCGCCCTCGATGACCTTCATCTCGTCCTCGTCGGGGACGAAGAAGTTGAGCATCACGCGGAGGCTCGGGCGCTTGTCGGTGTGGACGGCGGGGTCGTAGGTCTCGTAGCGCTCGCCGGTCCAGACGACCTCGCGGGCGAAGGGCTCGCCGCAGAAGGCGCCCACGACCTTGTCTCCGTTGGCGGCGAGGCGGATGAAGATGCCGCCCTGGTTGGCGTGCTTGTCGGCGGCGGTGTGGGGGACGCGGTGGCCGTCGACGAGGACGAAGCCCTGGGCGTCGACGGTGTGCTCGATGGGGGTCGGCGGGTAGCCGCAGGGGCGGAGGGTGGGCTCGGGCATCGTCGTGGTCTCCTACCGCCGAAGCCCCGCGCGACCTTCGTCGGCGGGGCGGGGTTGCGGGCGCGGTGGTCACCACCCGCGGGCTCGGATGCGCCGGGCCGGGGTCACTTCATCACCCAGCCCTTCGTGTTCGACCAGATCGAGATCGCGAACTTGATCATAGCACGAGCCATCTCCCGATCGAACGGAGAAGCATCGTGATTGTCTGCGATTCTGTCAAGGTCACGCTTCCACTTTGAGTAAGGGTGATCTTGGCACCCCACGCGGAAGGTATGCTCGCTGGTCTCGCCCATGGTATAGGAGTTACCGCGTGCGAAGATCGGCGCGCGCTTCCACACGCCTCCATGCAACACAATATCTCCACACATCTTTACTGTCTGGATTACCGCATCTCCACGAATCATGATGGAATCACTGTGAGTCCCGAAGAGGGTGCTGTTGTTCACGTGGGCCTTCCCACTTACAATAATGTTTTGAAGATGCGAGGCAGTGATGTTTGCTTTCTCATCGAGAGTGACGTGAGAATCTAGGGTGGAAGAGCAGATTCGTGCATTTCCATAACAGCTAATGTAATCGCTTCCGATATAGGAATATCCAAACACCCAAACTTTTTCGCCGATATAGGCGCCATCCGCAACGTACGCGGTGTCCGCGACAATCCCACCTCCTCTTGGGTGATGGTGAGAGGGAACAGGACCATTGCCATCTTGAAAATCGTGAAGCATTTTTGTATCTCTCCTTCTGTCTTTCTTAGATCTTGTGGGCAAAGAAGTCAAGCAAAATTTTGCAGATTTCCTTGACTACCTTTTCGTTATGTAGCCATGTGACTAGGTTGATAATCATTTTTTCCGTGTATTGTCCAATTGCTGAGACGTGTCGGAGGCCTGACTCAGATCTTCCATCACTTGCTTCACTCGAAAGAAGATAGCGTATAGATAGTCGTGGCGCGGAAGCGCGAATCGAGCGAGGGTTGCTGCAATGATGGGAAGGGCTTGTTTCGGGGAGGTGAGGTTCTTCCACTCCTCTACTTCGTGAGGGAGTAGGAACGGTCCCAAGAAAGTAGGGATGATCTCTCGCGCTATCCGCATCGCGAAATTTTTGAGCCAATCCGCCTCGCCGTCTTCATCAAGGTACGGCAGAAGGGGGAGGAGGGTTTCGGTTCGAGATGCGTCTGACTCCCCCGTCGGCATGGCGCCCCAGTCAACCAGCTTCTACACCGTAGCCTGCATTGCAGCTTCGCAAAACCCCGTCAGGCGCGCAAGCAACGCGACTTCGGGGGTCGTGCAAATCCACGCCTCTTCGGGGAAAATTCCATCGGCCACGATGTTGC
This DNA window, taken from Deltaproteobacteria bacterium, encodes the following:
- a CDS encoding DUF3310 domain-containing protein: MADINLDRPNYYLVDVDGHTVECKALIRALGLPYSLGNVLKYLWRAGKKPGQATVDDLIKAKNYLEDEISALRGKEETPSSEDKEEPPSPKDKEEVTLPAGFCWMSDEDGYYLEEEATKDLLYWRIFSDSWAGNLAYRKHENLSELKRLICKKNGWTDGREYR
- a CDS encoding PD-(D/E)XK nuclease family protein codes for the protein MRKTTPSAALGIEVHDHKERWIKERKSPPLNTPSGRLAAVGLALTPSPGQCEAEKQIKQTIDGVFWWVKIDVHHLEPSWGVYDYKTTSNLEYAHTPASLAEDFQRIIYVENLLMYKEVSPAQVGDVLSRWIYLPTYLKRPKAHPVDWVEKASITHDRYVDVVHPIALEVENASREPEDHPRHLDACDEFGGCEFREICHSNLSTKEKRRAIFAPSHKEKIVMASALMEKIKARAAANGDGVIETTANEKPPADVPPTPSSPSVDSPEDPAKDDPPKRRGRPPGSKNKPKSGEQPPEQQVLPGIEHDVGPEPEMDSPPLPERETVIDLLDAEFQTARLVMAQTIVKLASRPDLTVSDIRDLAGALTDLRLF